Proteins encoded within one genomic window of Macadamia integrifolia cultivar HAES 741 unplaced genomic scaffold, SCU_Mint_v3 scaffold2420, whole genome shotgun sequence:
- the LOC122066494 gene encoding transmembrane protein 53-like, with translation MGSMSGILQRPLTAVAGVAVAAISADLADKLSPTKSSDPCFSSETLSSSYQSLVEEPRSWVSQISVSNVRNLSFATRVQNPVPNINYPLPYSSFPNAFSSWFNSLSTCVASPPVLVTSYQSAELAKAPKASEYIHFIPSSPSEVLYKWHLPDPNAYGVSGNSECSFAKSRTVVVLLGWLGAKQKHLKRYADWYTSRGFHVITFTFPMAEILSYQIGEKAEQDIELLANHLAGWLEEEHGKNLIFHTFSNTGWLTYGVILEKFQKQDPTLMGNIRACIVDSAPVAAPDPQVWASGFSAAFLKKQSITTKGLAGADSGVEARGSSKSEEHKPAVTEKVLLVVLEKFFEVVLNLPKVNRRLSDVLALLSSKQPRCPQLYIYSTADRVIPAEAVESFIEKQRRAGHVVSACNFLSTPHVDHFRNDPNLYTSQLTKFLEDSAHFL, from the exons ATGGGTTCCATGTCTGGAATCCTTCAGAGACCTCTAACTGCAGTGGCTGGCGTCGCCGTAGCTGCCATCTCTGCTGATCTCGCTGATAAATTGTCTCCGACAAAGTCATCGGATCCTTGTTTCTCCTCAGAAACATTGAGTTCTTCTTATCAGAGTTTAGTAGAGGAACCAAGGTCATGGGTGTCTCAGATTTCTGTCTCTAATGTCAGAAACTTGTCATTTGCGACAAGGGTCCAGAATCCTGTACCTAACATTAACTACCCACTTCCTTATTCTAGCTTTCCAAACGCTTTTAGTTCATGGTTCAATTCACTTTCGACTTGTGTTGCTTCTCCTCCTGTTCTTGTAACGTCGTATCAGTCTGCGGAGTTGGCCAAAGCACCGAAGGCATCTGAATATATACACTTCATCCCTTCATCACCCTCTGAGGTTCTGTACAAATGGCATTTACCAGACCCAAATGCTTATGGGGTTTCTGGTAATTCAGAATGTTCATTTGCGAAGTCTAGAACGGTTGTTGTTTTACTTGGATGGTTGGGGGCCAAGCAGAAGCATCTGAAGAGATATGCAGATTGGTATACATCAAGGGGGTTCCATGTCATTACCTTTACTTTCCCGATGGCTGAGATCCTCAGTTACCAGATTGGGGAAAAAGCTGAACAGGACATAGAGTTGCTTGCGAATCATCTTGCTGGTTGGTTAGAGGAAGAACATGGGAAAAATCTCATATTTCATACTTTTAGCAATACTGGCTGGCTGAC GTATGGGGTTATTCTTGAGAAGTTTCAGAAGCAGGATCCAACTTTAATGGGTAATATCAGGGCTTGCATTGTTGACTCAGCTCCTGTTGCAGCTCCAGACCCGCAG GTCTGGGCATCAGGTTTCTCTGCtgcatttttgaaaaagcaaagcATTACAACAAAAGGACTGGCTGGTGCTGATTCTGGTGTGGAGGCAAGAGGCAGTAGTAAAAGTGAGGAACACAAACCTGCTGTAACTGAAAAAGTTCTGCTAGTTGTTTTGGAGAAGTTCTTCGAGGTGGTTCTGAATCTTCCTAAAGTTAACAG GAGGCTTTCTGATGTGCTGGCTctgttatcatcaaaacaacCAAGATGTCCACAGTTATACATCTACAGCACTGCAGATAGGGTTATTCCAGCTGAAGCAGTGGAATCCTTCATAGAGAAGCAGCGAAGGGCTGGCCACGTGGTCAGTGCTTGCAATTTTCTCTCTACTCCTCATGTCGATCATTTCAGAAATGATCCAAACCTCTATACTTCTCAGCTCACCAAGTTTTTGGAAGACTCTGCTCACTTTTTGTAA